The following are from one region of the Trichoplusia ni isolate ovarian cell line Hi5 chromosome 1, tn1, whole genome shotgun sequence genome:
- the LOC113495588 gene encoding 2-methoxy-6-polyprenyl-1,4-benzoquinol methylase, mitochondrial-like has protein sequence MAFWSGITKILSIRCAAQLGLVRRALTTQIKTVEEMKPGKTHFGFQEVEEEEKTKKVHEVFETVAEKYDLMNDVMSMGIHRVWKDIFMQRLAPTPETKLLDMAGGTGDITFRYIKYLQNLPASQGAQGARSSVTVCDINQAMLDVGKQRALKLGFTPELCGVDISWVCGDAEKLNLPDDSFDAYTIAFGIRNCTHIDKVLEEAYRVLTPGGRFLCLEFSQLPNSTLQWVYDQYSFQVIPVLGQLFVGQWKPYQYLVESIRQFPNQEKFKSMIEDAGFRQVTFENLTFGTCAIHSGFKL, from the exons ATGGCGTTCTGGAGTGGGATTACTAAAATTCTAAGTATAAGATGTGCTGCTCAGCTAGGACTAGTGCGACGAGCACTGAccacacaaataaaaacagtggAGGAGATGAAACCCGGCAAGACTCATTTCGGATTTCAAGAAGTGGAAGAGGAGGAAAAGaccaaaaaag TCCATGAAGTATTTGAGACTGTAGCTGAGAAGTACGACCTGATGAATGACGTCATGTCCATGGGGATACACCGCGTCTGGAAGGACATCTTTATGCAGAGGCTGGCTCCCACTCCTGAGACCAAACTCCTGGACATGGCTGGTGGAACTG GTGATATAACATTCAGATATATAAAGTACCTGCAGAACCTGCCGGCCTCACAGGGCGCGCAGGGCGCCCGTAGCAGCGTGACCGTCTGCGACATCAACCAAGCTATGTTGGATGTTGGGAAGCAGAGGGCTCTCAA GCTAGGCTTTACTCCTGAGTTGTGTGGTGTGGACATATCCTGGGTTTGCGGCGACGCAGAGAAGCTCAACTTGCCCGACGACAGCTTTGACGCGTACACCATCGCGTTCGGCATCCGGAACTGCACTCATATTGATAAG GTCCTTGAGGAGGCGTATAGAGTGCTGACACCTGGTGGCCGTTTCTTATGCTTAGAATTTAGTCAGTTACCCAACAGCACATTACAATG GGTTTATGACCAGTATTCGTTCCAAGTTATCCCTGTTTTGGGCCAGCTATTTGTGGGACAATGGAAGCCGTATCAGTACCTCGTCGAAAGTATCCGACAGTTTCCTAATCAG GAGAAGTTCAAGTCGATGATTGAAGACGCTGGCTTCAGGCAGGTGACATTCGAGAACCTTACTTTCGGAACGTGCGCTATACACTCAGGGTTTAAATTATAG
- the LOC113495611 gene encoding serine/arginine-rich splicing factor 1B-like isoform X2 encodes MSGGSSSNRNECRIYVGNLPPDIRTKDIQDLFYKFGKVTFVDLKNRKGPPFAFVEFEDPRDADDAVRARDGYDYDGYRLRVEFPRGGGGGGGRGGRGGPERFGARTATRGPPARRSEYRVLVTGLPPSGSWQDLKDHMREAGDVCFADTFKDGTGVVEFLRHEDMKYAVKKLDDSRFRSHEGEVSYIRVKEDYGGGGGGGADRYQRRSQPASATMSDARSRRSRSYSPRRRGSPTYSPVRRSYSRSRSRSRSHNY; translated from the exons ATGTCGGGTGGAAGCAGCAGCAATAGAAATGAATGTAGAATATACGTCGGAAATCTGCCCCCAGACATAAGGACAAAGGATATCCAAGATCTATTTTACAAATTTGGCAAAGTAACGTTCGTAGATCTGAAAAATAGAAAAGGACCACCATTCGCCTTCGTTGAGTTTGAAGATCCCag GGACGCTGATGACGCCGTGCGCGCCCGCGACGGCTACGACTACGACGGGTACCGGCTGCGCGTGGAGTTcccgcgcggcggcggcggcggcggcgggcgcggcggccgcggcgggCCCGAGCGCTTCGGGGCGCGCACGGCCACGCGCGGGCCGCCCGCGCGCCGCTCCGAGTACCGCGTGCTGGTCACGGGCCTGCCGCCCTCCGGCTCGTGGCAGGACCTCAAGGACCACATGCGCGAGGCGGGCGACGTCTGCTTCGCCGACACCTTCAAGGACGGCACCGGCGTCGTCGAGTTCCTGCGCCACGAGGACATGAAGTACGCTGTCAAGAAGCTCGACGATTCTAGATTTAGAAGTCATGAG GGAGAAGTATCCTACATCCGCGTGAAGGAGGACTACGGTGGCGGCGGCGGAGGTGGCGCTGACCGCTACCAGCGGCGATC CCAGCCTGCCTCTGCCACGATGTCTGACGCGCGCTCCCGCAGGTCCCGCTCGTACTCCCCGCGGCGGCGCGGCTCGCCCACGTACTCGCCGGTGCGGCGCAGCTACTCGCGCTCGCGCAGCCGCTCGCGCTCGCACAACTACTGA
- the LOC113495611 gene encoding serine/arginine-rich splicing factor 1A-like isoform X1, which translates to MSGGSSSNRNECRIYVGNLPPDIRTKDIQDLFYKFGKVTFVDLKNRKGPPFAFVEFEDPRDADDAVRARDGYDYDGYRLRVEFPRGGGGGGGRGGRGGPERFGARTATRGPPARRSEYRVLVTGLPPSGSWQDLKDHMREAGDVCFADTFKDGTGVVEFLRHEDMKYAVKKLDDSRFRSHEGEVSYIRVKEDYGGGGGGGADRYQRRS; encoded by the exons ATGTCGGGTGGAAGCAGCAGCAATAGAAATGAATGTAGAATATACGTCGGAAATCTGCCCCCAGACATAAGGACAAAGGATATCCAAGATCTATTTTACAAATTTGGCAAAGTAACGTTCGTAGATCTGAAAAATAGAAAAGGACCACCATTCGCCTTCGTTGAGTTTGAAGATCCCag GGACGCTGATGACGCCGTGCGCGCCCGCGACGGCTACGACTACGACGGGTACCGGCTGCGCGTGGAGTTcccgcgcggcggcggcggcggcggcgggcgcggcggccgcggcgggCCCGAGCGCTTCGGGGCGCGCACGGCCACGCGCGGGCCGCCCGCGCGCCGCTCCGAGTACCGCGTGCTGGTCACGGGCCTGCCGCCCTCCGGCTCGTGGCAGGACCTCAAGGACCACATGCGCGAGGCGGGCGACGTCTGCTTCGCCGACACCTTCAAGGACGGCACCGGCGTCGTCGAGTTCCTGCGCCACGAGGACATGAAGTACGCTGTCAAGAAGCTCGACGATTCTAGATTTAGAAGTCATGAG GGAGAAGTATCCTACATCCGCGTGAAGGAGGACTACGGTGGCGGCGGCGGAGGTGGCGCTGACCGCTACCAGCGGCGATCGTGA
- the LOC113495657 gene encoding dynein light chain 2, cytoplasmic isoform X1 → MTGISASASIRITTKKPSSQTVEEVRHIAAKMCDRKAVIKNADMSEEMQQDAVDCATQALEKFNIEKDIAAFIKKEFDKKYNPTWHCIVGRNFGSYVTHETRHFIYFYLGQVAILLFKSG, encoded by the exons ATGACGGGCATTAGTGCTAGTGCTTCCATTAGAATAACTACGAAAAAACCTTCGTCGCAAACAGTAGAAGAGGTCAG ACATATAGCAGCCAAGATGTGCGACCGCAAAGCGGTGATCAAGAATGCCGACATGAGCGAAGAGATGCAGCAGGATGCTGTAGACTGTGCAACGCAGGCACTAGAGAAGTTTAACATTGAAAAG GACATTGCGGCATTCATCAAGAAGGAGTTCGATAAGAAGTACAACCCGACGTGGCATTGCATCGTGGGGCGTAACTTCGGGTCGTACGTGACGCACGAGACTCGCCACTTCATCTACTTCTACCTGGGCCAAGTGGCCATCCTGCTGTTCAAGAGCGGCTAG
- the LOC113495657 gene encoding dynein light chain 2, cytoplasmic isoform X2, which translates to MCDRKAVIKNADMSEEMQQDAVDCATQALEKFNIEKDIAAFIKKEFDKKYNPTWHCIVGRNFGSYVTHETRHFIYFYLGQVAILLFKSG; encoded by the exons ATGTGCGACCGCAAAGCGGTGATCAAGAATGCCGACATGAGCGAAGAGATGCAGCAGGATGCTGTAGACTGTGCAACGCAGGCACTAGAGAAGTTTAACATTGAAAAG GACATTGCGGCATTCATCAAGAAGGAGTTCGATAAGAAGTACAACCCGACGTGGCATTGCATCGTGGGGCGTAACTTCGGGTCGTACGTGACGCACGAGACTCGCCACTTCATCTACTTCTACCTGGGCCAAGTGGCCATCCTGCTGTTCAAGAGCGGCTAG